In Senegalia massiliensis, a single genomic region encodes these proteins:
- a CDS encoding alpha/beta-type small acid-soluble spore protein: MANNTNRIVVPEARKALNQMKTEIANELGLTNYDNIDKGTLTSRQNGYVGGYMTKKLVESAQRQMSGK, from the coding sequence GTGGCTAATAATACAAATAGAATAGTAGTTCCAGAAGCTAGAAAAGCTTTAAATCAAATGAAAACTGAAATAGCAAATGAATTAGGTCTTACAAATTATGATAATATAGATAAAGGAACTTTAACATCTAGACAAAATGGTTATGTTGGTGGATACATGACTAAAAAATTAGTTGAATCTGCACAAAGACAAATGTCAGGTAAATAA
- a CDS encoding polysaccharide deacetylase family protein: MKKILSVFLILLILLTLSSCKSESKETTPDNDGINQDKQENNDNTKVDEEENNKEKEEKITKEDIDLSLKPNENGEIMVLMYHGITDKEDVWDRTHENFRRDLQTLYDKGYRPISLKDLVNNNITTEAGYTPVVLTFDDGRQNNFDIIEKNGEKQINPNSAVGILEEFHEKHPDFPLEATFFINGTNPFRQPELIEYKLNYIIDKGMDIGNHTIDHNDMTNVSSEEKVQEYIAKQVEFINSIVPDYEVNTYALANGGRPRGSLEKYLEEGSFDSTSYKNIAILNVGWKPSVSPINKEFDPLSIQRVRASETQVDGVGMYDWMKGFENNPSRKFISDGSPNIVTVPKDEEQNIDKSKIKDKELYIYEKN; the protein is encoded by the coding sequence ATGAAAAAAATTTTAAGTGTTTTTTTGATATTACTTATTTTATTAACTTTAAGCAGTTGCAAATCAGAGTCTAAAGAAACTACTCCAGACAATGATGGTATAAATCAAGATAAACAAGAAAATAATGATAATACAAAAGTGGATGAAGAAGAGAATAATAAAGAAAAAGAAGAAAAAATAACTAAAGAAGATATTGATTTATCTTTAAAGCCTAATGAAAATGGAGAAATAATGGTACTTATGTATCATGGAATAACTGATAAAGAAGATGTATGGGATAGAACACATGAAAATTTTAGAAGAGATTTACAGACACTTTATGATAAAGGATACAGACCTATTAGTTTAAAAGATTTAGTAAATAATAATATAACAACAGAAGCAGGCTATACTCCGGTAGTTTTAACTTTTGATGATGGAAGACAAAACAATTTTGATATAATAGAGAAGAATGGAGAAAAACAAATAAATCCAAATAGTGCTGTAGGAATATTAGAAGAGTTTCATGAAAAACATCCAGATTTTCCACTTGAAGCAACATTTTTTATAAATGGAACAAATCCTTTTAGACAACCAGAATTAATTGAATATAAGTTGAATTATATAATAGATAAAGGAATGGATATAGGAAACCATACTATAGATCATAATGATATGACAAATGTAAGTTCAGAAGAGAAGGTACAAGAATATATTGCAAAACAAGTAGAGTTTATAAATTCTATAGTACCAGATTATGAAGTTAATACTTATGCACTTGCTAATGGTGGAAGACCAAGGGGGTCATTAGAAAAATATTTAGAAGAAGGTAGCTTTGATAGTACTAGTTATAAAAATATTGCTATTTTAAATGTAGGATGGAAACCAAGTGTGTCTCCTATAAATAAAGAGTTTGATCCTTTAAGTATTCAAAGAGTACGAGCTAGTGAAACACAAGTAGATGGAGTAGGTATGTATGATTGGATGAAAGGATTTGAAAATAATCCATCTAGAAAATTTATTAGTGATGGTTCTCCTAATATAGTAACTGTTCCTAAAGATGAAGAACAAAACATTGATAAATCAAAGATAAAAGATAAAGAATTATATATTTATGAAAAAAATTAG
- a CDS encoding Na/Pi symporter: protein MNILHETNMKSIIEFIFGLTIFILSIRLLSSYMENNLNNKIKNILTDFTYKKFNGLIIGIIITVIVQSSSLVIVLVIILAHSNVLDIKRALPIVLGSNIGTTFTGQITAFNVKNILPIIILSGLILYLYSMDNKYRLAGSFILCISLIFIGIELMGSSLYKVTSSNYILKNIGYVYDSKINSILFGSFFSSLIHSSSTSIVLLQLISEKEIIPLLSSIYILFGLNIGTSIDAIIAGISTNNYGRRIALFHLLFNILGVIIFFYLGDLLKSLVMILSPYNISRQIANAHTIFNITIVMLIFPFIDYISDILNPKKLGS, encoded by the coding sequence ATGAATATATTACATGAAACAAATATGAAATCTATTATAGAATTCATATTTGGATTAACAATTTTCATATTATCTATAAGACTCTTATCTTCCTACATGGAAAATAATTTAAATAATAAAATCAAAAATATTTTAACTGATTTTACATATAAAAAATTTAATGGATTAATTATAGGTATTATAATAACAGTAATAGTACAAAGTAGTAGTTTAGTTATTGTACTTGTAATTATATTAGCTCATAGTAATGTATTAGATATAAAAAGAGCATTACCAATTGTATTAGGTTCAAATATTGGTACAACATTTACAGGACAAATTACAGCCTTTAATGTTAAAAATATTTTACCTATAATAATACTCTCAGGTTTAATATTATATCTATATAGCATGGATAATAAATATAGATTAGCAGGTAGTTTTATATTATGTATATCTTTGATTTTCATAGGAATAGAACTTATGGGTTCATCATTATATAAAGTTACAAGCTCTAATTATATCTTAAAAAATATAGGATATGTATATGATAGTAAAATTAACTCTATATTATTTGGCTCTTTTTTTAGTTCTTTGATTCATAGTAGCTCAACATCTATTGTACTTCTACAATTAATAAGTGAAAAAGAAATAATTCCACTATTATCTTCTATATATATATTATTTGGATTAAACATAGGTACATCTATTGATGCAATAATAGCAGGCATAAGTACTAATAATTATGGTAGAAGAATAGCTTTATTTCATCTCTTATTTAATATACTTGGTGTCATAATATTTTTTTATTTAGGTGATCTATTAAAAAGCTTAGTAATGATTTTATCCCCTTATAATATTTCAAGACAAATAGCAAATGCACATACTATTTTCAACATAACTATAGTTATGTTAATATTTCCATTTATTGATTATATTTCTGATATTCTTAATCCAAAAAAATTAGGTAGTTAA
- a CDS encoding YibE/F family protein, which yields MDKKIFVFIILITLIFVNVNATFADQNVEEKPEPVRAKVLEILSEDEQETSYAEGETTTIQTIELEITSGENKGEKIIVENHVDSMFAYNIVVEQNDDVLVYLEKDESGEIIEGYISEIARDKYLLYLGIVFFLLLLIIGGLKGLKAIITLLITAFAVLKIMLPLILKGYNPIYLSIIISICIIAVTLVIISGFNRKALAAIIGTTGGVLVAGLITLIIGELASLTGLGTEEAQMLSLVEQGDSFNFKGILFAGIILGALGAVMDVSMSIASSINEIKTANPEMTTKQLIKSGMNVGKDIMGTMSNTLILAYSGGSIHLMLLFMAHDFNIIDIINRDMIASEILRALAGSIGLIFTVPITAIVASNLYNRIDKKTSSKH from the coding sequence ATGGATAAAAAAATATTTGTATTTATAATTTTAATTACACTAATATTTGTCAATGTTAATGCTACATTTGCAGATCAAAATGTAGAAGAAAAACCAGAACCCGTAAGAGCAAAAGTGCTTGAAATATTATCTGAAGATGAGCAAGAAACATCTTATGCAGAAGGTGAAACAACAACAATACAAACCATTGAGTTGGAGATTACAAGCGGTGAAAATAAAGGTGAAAAAATAATAGTTGAAAATCATGTTGATAGTATGTTTGCTTATAATATAGTTGTAGAACAAAATGATGATGTATTAGTATATTTAGAAAAAGATGAAAGTGGAGAAATAATTGAAGGGTACATATCAGAAATTGCACGTGATAAATATCTTTTATATTTAGGAATTGTATTCTTTCTATTACTGTTGATTATTGGAGGATTAAAAGGACTAAAAGCTATAATAACATTATTAATAACTGCTTTTGCAGTGCTTAAAATAATGTTACCTCTTATATTAAAAGGATATAATCCAATTTATTTATCTATAATAATTTCTATTTGTATAATTGCTGTTACTCTTGTAATAATTTCAGGCTTCAATAGAAAAGCTTTAGCTGCAATAATTGGAACAACTGGTGGCGTATTAGTTGCAGGACTTATTACACTTATTATTGGTGAATTAGCAAGTCTTACTGGACTTGGAACAGAAGAAGCCCAAATGTTAAGTTTAGTTGAACAAGGAGATTCATTTAATTTTAAAGGTATATTATTTGCTGGAATAATATTAGGAGCTTTGGGAGCTGTAATGGATGTTAGTATGTCGATAGCTTCATCAATAAATGAAATTAAAACAGCTAATCCTGAAATGACAACAAAACAATTAATAAAATCAGGAATGAATGTAGGTAAAGATATAATGGGTACTATGTCTAATACATTGATATTAGCTTATTCTGGCGGTTCTATACATTTGATGCTTTTGTTTATGGCACATGATTTTAATATAATTGATATTATAAATAGAGATATGATAGCATCTGAAATATTAAGAGCTCTAGCAGGAAGTATAGGACTTATATTTACAGTACCTATAACAGCCATAGTAGCATCTAATCTTTATAACAGAATTGATAAGAAGACAAGTAGTAAGCATTAA
- the pdaB gene encoding polysaccharide deacetylase family sporulation protein PdaB — protein MKKYLFKKINIIILFSIILLVLSIIFIKSSDPNIAEVFSPDKKLPIYGVDRDDKKVAISFDAAWGDEFTKDILDILDENKIKTTFFLVEFWVDKYPELVKEIDKRGHEIGNHSSSHPYMSELSEKQIVEELKKTEKKIHKLTGKTTVLFRPPYGDYNNRLIEVSNKNNYHVIQWSIDSLDWKEKGVQPVVDRVVKDINSGSIILFHNNAKYVTGYLPIILKELKEKGYEIVPISEVIYKKDYYIDHRGIQYKK, from the coding sequence GTGAAAAAATATTTATTTAAAAAGATTAATATTATAATTTTATTTTCAATAATTTTATTAGTATTGAGTATAATATTTATTAAAAGTTCAGATCCAAATATAGCAGAAGTATTTTCTCCTGATAAAAAGCTACCAATATATGGAGTAGATAGAGATGATAAAAAAGTTGCCATAAGTTTTGATGCAGCTTGGGGTGATGAATTTACTAAAGACATTTTAGATATTTTAGATGAAAATAAAATTAAAACTACATTTTTTTTAGTAGAGTTTTGGGTAGATAAATATCCTGAATTAGTCAAAGAGATTGATAAAAGAGGGCATGAGATTGGGAATCATTCTTCAAGTCATCCATATATGTCTGAGCTAAGTGAAAAACAGATAGTAGAAGAATTAAAAAAAACAGAAAAAAAAATACACAAATTAACAGGGAAAACTACTGTATTATTTAGACCACCTTATGGAGATTATAATAATAGGTTGATTGAAGTCTCTAATAAAAATAATTATCATGTAATACAATGGAGCATAGATTCTTTGGATTGGAAGGAAAAGGGAGTTCAACCTGTAGTAGATAGAGTTGTAAAAGATATAAACTCAGGATCAATTATTTTATTTCATAATAATGCAAAATATGTAACAGGATATTTACCTATTATATTAAAAGAGTTAAAAGAAAAAGGGTATGAAATAGTGCCTATTTCTGAAGTTATATATAAAAAAGATTATTATATAGACCATAGAGGAATACAATATAAAAAGTAA
- a CDS encoding Mur ligase family protein: MYIMNMEIFGITCNSKKVKKGFIFVAICGQKFDGNDYIDEAINNGAVIIYTEKDIKNKEIPVIKVENSRIKLAELLNKFYDYPTDDMTIIGVTGTNGKTTTTHLIDDIFKKANKKTALIGSLGLKINDEYTDINMTTPDSENLYEILFRLRKQNIEVVIMEVSSHALKLYRTHGINFDVAILTNIDIDHMDFHNSFQDYLNSKKRLFNSLDKNKLAIINIDDNNSKKILEGNNHVLTIAYGLNSKSSITASSIQMDENLSFTVCIQRSIISDKGNEYEPQEFNVFMNISGIYNVYNSLAAISCALYYDIDINIIRKSLSNIKNISRRFEKIHDSNFIVIDDFCHNPASYQAVLDRVRSLKYNKIIIVNAIRGSRGIKINKENAYVLASWYELFNNPKIIVTLSDDVVDINDKVNEDEINQYKYIFRDYEVEHELYDSLYFSIKKAINYADEDDIILLLGSQGMNKGKEIFKQIVEIS; this comes from the coding sequence ATGTATATAATGAATATGGAGATATTTGGAATAACATGCAACTCAAAAAAAGTAAAAAAAGGTTTTATATTTGTAGCTATATGTGGTCAGAAATTTGATGGAAATGATTATATAGATGAAGCTATAAACAATGGTGCAGTTATAATATATACTGAAAAAGATATTAAAAATAAAGAAATCCCTGTAATAAAAGTTGAAAATTCACGAATTAAATTGGCAGAACTTTTAAATAAGTTTTATGATTATCCTACAGATGATATGACTATTATAGGAGTGACTGGAACAAATGGAAAAACAACAACAACTCATTTAATAGATGATATTTTTAAAAAAGCTAACAAAAAAACTGCACTTATAGGTTCATTAGGATTAAAAATAAATGATGAATATACTGATATTAATATGACTACACCTGATTCTGAAAACTTATATGAGATATTATTTAGACTAAGAAAGCAAAATATAGAAGTTGTTATAATGGAGGTTTCATCACATGCATTGAAGCTTTATAGAACACACGGAATAAATTTTGATGTTGCTATTCTAACAAATATAGATATAGATCATATGGATTTTCATAATTCATTTCAAGATTATTTAAATAGTAAAAAAAGATTATTTAATTCATTAGATAAAAACAAATTAGCAATAATTAATATAGATGATAATAATTCAAAGAAAATTTTGGAAGGAAACAATCATGTTTTAACCATAGCTTATGGACTTAATTCAAAGTCAAGTATAACCGCATCAAGCATACAAATGGATGAAAATTTGAGTTTTACTGTGTGTATTCAACGAAGTATAATTTCAGATAAAGGAAATGAATATGAGCCACAAGAATTTAATGTGTTTATGAATATATCTGGGATTTATAATGTTTATAATAGCTTAGCAGCAATATCTTGTGCTTTATATTATGATATTGATATTAATATTATAAGAAAATCACTTTCAAATATAAAAAATATTTCAAGAAGATTTGAGAAGATACATGATAGTAACTTTATTGTGATAGATGACTTTTGCCATAATCCAGCAAGCTATCAAGCTGTCTTAGATAGAGTAAGAAGTTTGAAATATAATAAAATAATAATAGTAAATGCTATTAGAGGTAGTAGAGGAATAAAAATAAATAAAGAAAATGCTTATGTTTTAGCTTCCTGGTATGAATTATTTAATAATCCTAAAATAATTGTTACTTTAAGTGATGATGTAGTGGATATTAATGATAAGGTTAATGAGGATGAAATTAATCAATATAAATATATATTTAGGGATTATGAAGTTGAACATGAACTCTATGATAGTCTTTATTTCTCAATTAAAAAGGCAATAAATTATGCAGATGAAGATGATATAATTCTTTTATTAGGGTCACAAGGAATGAATAAAGGAAAAGAAATATTTAAACAAATAGTAGAAATTTCTTAG
- a CDS encoding single-stranded DNA-binding protein: MENVANSNSVTIVGKVVEDKVFSHEMYGESFYIYNIEIPRLSEHTDILPVTVSERLLIDLDIEVGKTIIVEGQLRSYNRYNNGHNKLILTIFARDLYIPCEEEYQEKIKRPNEIYLDGFICKKPIYRTTPFGREITDILIAVNRAYNKSDYIPCIAWGRNARFCENLEIGDHIKIWGRIQSREYQKRLSDGSVVNKMAFEVSISKLEYIKDDNNRENKEDEDETYKSNLKSEAY; encoded by the coding sequence ATGGAGAATGTTGCAAATAGCAACTCAGTAACTATTGTAGGAAAGGTGGTTGAAGACAAAGTATTCAGTCATGAAATGTATGGGGAATCTTTTTATATTTATAATATTGAAATCCCTCGTTTAAGTGAACATACTGATATATTGCCTGTAACTGTATCAGAAAGATTGTTAATAGACTTGGATATTGAGGTAGGGAAAACTATTATAGTTGAAGGACAATTAAGGTCCTATAATAGGTATAATAATGGTCATAATAAATTAATATTAACTATTTTTGCTAGAGATTTATACATACCTTGTGAAGAAGAATATCAAGAAAAAATTAAAAGGCCAAATGAAATTTATTTGGATGGATTTATATGTAAAAAACCAATTTACAGAACAACTCCTTTTGGAAGAGAGATAACTGATATTTTAATCGCAGTTAATAGAGCTTATAATAAATCAGATTATATTCCTTGTATTGCATGGGGAAGAAATGCAAGATTTTGTGAAAATTTAGAAATTGGTGATCATATAAAAATCTGGGGGAGAATACAAAGTCGTGAATATCAAAAAAGACTTTCAGACGGAAGTGTAGTAAATAAAATGGCATTTGAAGTATCTATTTCAAAACTAGAATACATAAAAGATGATAATAATAGAGAAAACAAAGAAGATGAAGATGAAACATATAAATCAAATTTAAAATCAGAAGCATATTAA
- the hpt gene encoding hypoxanthine phosphoribosyltransferase gives MDEKCKVVISKEEIADKVKELGQIITNDYKDKNLLVVSLLKGSFIFTADLVRKINLRVRVEFMTTSSYGSQEYSSGKVRVVNDLHANIEDYDILIVDDIVDSGNTMKFIMEYLRKRNPKSVKSCVLLDKPERREVEIEPDYYGFRIPDLFIAGYGLNYGDYYRNVEDIFVFEDK, from the coding sequence ATGGATGAAAAATGTAAAGTAGTTATTTCTAAAGAAGAGATAGCTGATAAAGTAAAAGAGTTAGGACAAATAATTACAAATGATTATAAGGACAAAAATCTCTTGGTAGTTTCTTTATTGAAAGGTAGTTTTATTTTTACAGCAGATTTAGTTAGAAAAATAAATTTAAGAGTAAGAGTGGAATTTATGACAACATCTAGCTATGGGAGCCAAGAGTATTCTTCGGGAAAAGTTAGAGTAGTCAATGATCTCCATGCAAATATAGAAGATTATGATATATTAATAGTAGATGATATTGTAGATTCTGGTAATACAATGAAATTTATTATGGAATATTTAAGAAAAAGAAATCCAAAATCTGTAAAGTCATGTGTTCTTTTAGATAAACCTGAAAGAAGAGAAGTAGAAATTGAACCTGATTATTATGGTTTTAGGATACCTGATTTATTTATAGCTGGATATGGTTTAAATTATGGAGATTATTATAGAAATGTAGAAGATATATTTGTTTTTGAAGATAAATAA
- a CDS encoding type II CAAX endopeptidase family protein: MEKINRPKILETNIFYLIIAILLLTIGGMAQSYELFSGLIITEYILILLPVIIYLKIKKYNIKEVLRLNKIKLKDGLLIVLITILIYPLGTFLNSIMLIIISLFSELKPNPIPTPTSSSFYLLGLFIIAVTPGICEEFMFRGFIMKSYEGKGYKKAIFISALLFGVFHFNIQNLLGPMFLGVVFGFIVYRTNSLVSGIIAHTTNNAVAWSLTYLLGNIDAVTESAGGVSPNVSETTALLASSFLLLGISFFTGAIALFLYKKLSINKKVEIENFEENNLEKKGFFQYIPIIITFVGFIILNILAYK, translated from the coding sequence ATGGAAAAAATAAATAGACCTAAAATATTAGAAACTAATATTTTTTATTTAATTATTGCTATTTTATTGCTTACTATTGGTGGTATGGCACAATCTTATGAATTATTTTCAGGACTTATTATAACAGAGTATATATTGATATTATTACCTGTGATTATATATTTAAAAATTAAAAAGTATAATATAAAAGAAGTTTTAAGATTAAACAAAATAAAATTAAAAGATGGATTGTTAATAGTATTAATAACTATATTAATATATCCATTAGGAACATTTTTGAACTCTATAATGCTAATAATTATAAGTTTATTTAGTGAATTAAAACCAAATCCTATACCCACACCAACTTCTAGTAGTTTTTATTTATTAGGATTATTTATAATAGCTGTAACTCCAGGAATTTGTGAAGAGTTTATGTTTAGAGGATTCATAATGAAGTCTTATGAAGGAAAAGGATATAAAAAAGCTATATTTATATCTGCTTTACTTTTTGGAGTTTTTCATTTTAATATTCAAAATTTATTGGGACCTATGTTTTTAGGAGTAGTATTTGGATTTATAGTATATAGAACAAATTCATTAGTATCTGGTATTATAGCTCATACAACTAATAATGCAGTTGCATGGAGCCTAACATATCTTTTAGGTAATATAGATGCAGTTACTGAATCAGCTGGTGGAGTTAGTCCTAATGTTTCAGAAACAACAGCTCTTCTAGCATCATCATTTTTGTTATTAGGTATTTCATTTTTTACAGGTGCAATAGCTTTATTTCTTTATAAGAAATTATCCATAAATAAAAAAGTTGAAATTGAAAATTTTGAAGAAAATAATTTAGAGAAAAAAGGATTTTTTCAGTATATACCGATTATAATAACATTTGTAGGATTTATAATATTAAATATATTAGCATATAAATAA
- a CDS encoding small, acid-soluble spore protein, alpha/beta type — MMRRYKMAKKKKRETLEDKMKYEIAEELGLTDKVKKFGWGGLTAKETGKIGGLINVRKKKNKDKKQESNKKEA; from the coding sequence ATGATGAGGAGGTATAAAATGGCTAAGAAAAAGAAAAGGGAAACTCTTGAAGATAAGATGAAGTATGAAATTGCTGAGGAGTTAGGGTTGACAGATAAAGTTAAGAAATTTGGATGGGGTGGATTAACTGCAAAAGAAACTGGCAAAATTGGCGGATTAATAAATGTTAGAAAAAAGAAAAATAAAGATAAAAAACAAGAATCAAATAAAAAAGAAGCATAA